The Pseudopipra pipra isolate bDixPip1 chromosome 8, bDixPip1.hap1, whole genome shotgun sequence sequence GATAGATTGTCTTTTGCAAGCCAAGTCCCTTGCTGGTTGCTTATTTATGCAGGGCACCAAGCTTGCATGCTACTTAAGACTAAAAGGTGTATTCCAGGTCACACAAGTGAAAATAAGTGCTTGTTCTACAATTTCTGTGAGGAGGGAACTGGCTGAGTAGAGGCAGGGTACAAATTCTGCCTCACTTTGTTCTTGTTTTGAAGAACTAAACAACCAAGAAATATTGGGGAGTTAAGAGAGGGAGAAACCTCTTCCAGATTTCATGAATGTTGCCCTGGATGTTCTCAAAgtgccttttattttctgtagttttACAGCTGAAACCAAGATAGGTAGTAAAGAGTTATTTGGTACAATACTGACTAGCAGGTATTTAATTTCCTCAAAAATCAGGGAAGAGTACTGTTTGTATTTATCTATATATCAACAGATATTTCCTCTATGTAAGCACCAGGTGGCATTCTTACTGTGAATATGATCAGAAGTTACTGTTTTTCCATTTCAATTTTATAAATGTAATATCAGGATGAATGTATATAGTGCCTTTCTGAAGCACAGTTTTTGGGCTCCGTCAAAAAGAGCTTCTTGAAGCCTGGGTGATGGTCTGTCTTTGGTATCCCTGGATGAAGATTCTTTTCAGAACCTTTGTACAAGTCCTTAGATGTGTAGTGACAGCGTTACAGTCCAGTATGTATCCATCATCCCATGTTTAAGGAATGTTTTGCTCGCTctttccctcccagccctggtaCCCTTTCATGGTCTTGATATCAGTTTCTCCTTGTGCACAAATCCGACaagcctgaccttgaatgtttttATAACCGACTGTTTCAAAGAACCCCGTAAAAATTAGTACTCTGAATTGTTATTTAATATAAttctatatttaaataattatcaTAAGAAACATTTCCACAGACTGACATTTTAGAAATTCTTCCTGGTGCTGGTATTTACTAGGaatgtttttcctgcttttcctctagGTCCTGTCTGCAGTATATGTGTGTCATCTTTTGGAGCAAGACCAGTAGCTATCTTCAGTGGCTTTATGGTGGCCGGGGGCCTCATGATGAGCAGTTTTGCACCTAACATATACTTTCTATATGTTTCATATGGGATAGTTGTTGGTAAGAAATGCCTTCCCTTCATGTTGAGACTTAGTCTTGGTTATTTTGAGTCTCGGTTTATGAATATGAAATGGGAAACAGATTCACAGAGGCAGTGGTAGTCTGGTACTCGATTTATCAAGTACTTTACTtttgggcagggagggatgttGCACAGGCAGGCTGTTACGATGTAGTGAAAGATGAAAACACTGTGCATATTCATCAAGgtttgaaaacagtttgtcctcTGTTGACACAATTGTAAGAGATGGAGAAGCTGAGGTTTTACCTAAGGGCTGGAATCAAGCAGGTCTTCTGCAGGCATGAAGGAAGTGCCAGTCTTAAAGGAATAACATCTCCTCTGCAGTCTGTCATGTACTCATTCTAATTTGATAAATTAGAGATCATTAGGGAGCAATGTTGTTCTCCACATAATTGGATTGAACCTAAAATGCTGTGCTAGAGGCATGAAAGTGCTGTTCTCCCAGCAAGTGGTGACCTGCCCCTGTGTGCTGCAgagggctgctgtgggtggCTGATCAAATTAACTGTGTCAGGAATTTGGGCACTTCTCTGGTCAGCAGGGACCCAGCATGGTGCTGGCCGGGCACGGTGCCCGtggatgcagctctgctgagttcTGGGGCCACCCCCTGGGCTGAAAGCCTTGTAACCCTCCACACAGCACAGAACCTCAAACCCAGCCTGCTCCACGCGGGTTCAGCAGCCAGGGATGCTCAGGGGGAGGGAGATGGGACAGTGCAGCAGTGTAGTCACCCTGTCAGTGTGAGGCTGGTGTGGCTGGTGCTGAGCCAGAGTTAAGAGGTACCTCTGCACCCAGAGTACACTACTGTGTTACCTGAGGAATAACGAGGGGCACTAATTCCCAGAGGATGCAGCTTGCTTTATATCTAACTCTCTTTCTCAAggtcttggatgtggcctttTGTACACTGCAACAGTTACCATCACTTGCCAGTATTTTGACAAACGCAGAGGCCTTGCACTCGGTCTGATTTCAACAGGTATGGCTTTTAATTATCATTCTCTCTAACTTTTCAACTCTGATACAGCTACTGTTACCTTGGCAATAAAAAATGggattatatttttctcagttacTTCCTGAAGTGCTTCATGAGTCAAAACATCATTAGTAATGAAGAGATAAATTCAGGCTTCAGATAAAATAGTAACTACACTTGCAGGTGTATGCCATGAGTTATCCATACAGATGAGAAAAGGATATTCACTCAAATAAAAGCAGACTCACGCATACCTTGGGCTGTGTACCATGGATAATAAGAGGGGAAGTGTTCCACAGAACACTCTTCTTACACAGGATCAGAGGTGAGAAGGAGATTGGAGGATATAAATACTGGATCACCATAACCTCACATTAGCTGCACATTTAAAGGAGTAGTTGAAATTTGGGCTTacatttgtaatatttttttcctttccagtcaAAAAGGAACTAAATTCTGAAGTATTCCAAAGGCTTATCCCAGCTTTTTTCATCCATGTATGTTGAAGTGATCCCAGAAAAATGGACCTCTGATAACACaaggaaaatactttaaagGATACTGAGCAGTCTTTCTTACCCTCTCTCTGGGCCTTTAGGTTGTGTGATGTTGTACACCAAGAAGAATTAATGTAGGATAGATAATAAAGAAGGATAATAAAGTAGGAACTGTTAAAGACAGCTGCTGTCCCATGCCTTGTTTTCCAGATTGTATGGAGTCTCCCCTCTGATCTGTAGCTGTCAGTGAGGAGAGGCATGGTCAGTATAGGAGTTGTGAGATACTGATACCAGACCCACACCATATTTGTATAAGGGAACTTCTGCAGAAATGTTTCTTGGAATCATTTTCAGGGGCTTTTGTTAGGATTCCAGGTAGTTTGCCATAAAATCTGATCTTATTGAGCCCTGGTTAATTTTAGtacctggaaaacaaaacaagtatgaattttctaattattttttcctatgtttAGCACCAAACTATATAAATGGCTCTTCTATAACCTAGATACAGTCTTCACCAAATCATTTTAAAGTTTGTCTTTAAATTGACTTGAAGAACCAATGCTCTGTATTTGTGGGAGGACATCCATTGATTACAATGGGTCTCTGTTCACTTCatcaaaaagctttttctttaaattagtGGGATTGCTTTAAATGCTTGTGCTCATAGTAATTGCTTACTCTTCAGTGTTTCCTTTGGAATTGCCAAATTCCTCAAGTGCATGTTTAGTCCTGTAGAGCTTCAGAGCTGTCTTTGGAATAAAGTCCCACCGGGTGAGCCCCACTTCTTAAACACCAGGCAGTCAAGGGCTTTTTCTAAAAGGGCTCTTGGTGAACCCCTGGTGTCTTCCTGCCTTAGAGGAGAAAGGTGGCAgtgaggaggagaaaggggaaaatgttGAGGCGTGAAATTCTGTGTTAACTCAAAATGGTACCTGAAGGGACACATGTATGTGAGTGCATGGCAAAAGGATGGCTTAATAGTTCTTTTATGTTTTTGATCTTACTTGTTTCTAAAGTGCCTGCTAGTGCTAATGGCAATAAGTTGTTCAGATTTTTGTGGATACTCAACAAAGAAACTGTAACTTCAAGCAGGATGATGACTTACCAGTTCTTTGGatggagcagagaggagcacaGATGACTTACCATTCCTGTGATAGTGTATTCGTAGCTGCTAAATTGTATAAGTTTGTTAGTGTTGAAGGATGTTCTCAGTTTTTCAGTTAAAACTGATCTTATTTTCCTCTTATAGGCTCAAGTGTTGGACTCTTCATATATGCAGCATTACAAAGAGAGCTTATCGAGCTATATGGACTGGATGGTTGTCTGCTAATAGTTGGTGCTCTGTCTCTAAATATATTAGCATGTGGCAGCCTAATGAGACCATTGGAGTCATCAGGTTCTCCTCCACCGGAAAAACCATGTGTAGACAAAGTCCCAGATCAATATTTTGTTTaccatgaaaaagaaaagactgttGAAGAAAATATAAGCATCCTTGAAAAGGGCTACATTGATGAAAAATGTGTGAACAATGTGCTTGACTGCAAACAGGATAGCGTTTTAAATAAGAATGTATTGAGCTCAATAAATGTAAATGAGAAAGACACTTATAAAAAGAAAGTTGTAGAACAGACAAACTTCTGCAAGCAACTTGCCAAAAGGAAGTGGCAGCTCTATTTGACCTACTGGAAGGAAACCATGGTTCTTTTTAAGAACAAAGTATTTTCAGCTCTCTTTGTTGCCATCTTGCTCTTTGATATTGGTGGATTTCCTCCTTCTCTGCTCATGGAAGATGTAGCAAGAAGTGCAAACATTAATGAAGATGACTATTATATGCCCCTCATTTCCATTATTGGCATTATGACTACTGTTGGCAAACTTATTTTAGGAATACTGGCAGATTTCAAGTGGGTTAACACTTTATATCTGTATGTAACTACCTTATTAATGACAGGATTGGCCTTGTTTGCAATTCCATTTGCCAAAAGTTACCTTACATTAGCAATGCTTTCTGGGATTTTGGGTTTTCTGACTGGGAACTGGTCAATTTTTCCATATGTAACAACAAAGACTGTGGGAATTGAGAAGCTGACTCACGCATACGGGATATTGATGTTCTTCGCTGGACTTGGAAACAGCCTCGGACCACCAATTGTAGGTAAGGTTAAGGTAGATAGTATAAACTGAGTGTGAGCTGGTCAAGACCAGACAGAATTAATTTGCATGTGAGTAGTTCTGGTTGGccctaataataataatggaaaGGTGAAATCAAAATCTTCAACAAAACTTAGAGCCTGTTTGGCTTGAGCTGGCCATCTGATTGTGTGCTTGTTTCAGCTTTGATGAAAAGCACGTTTCATGTCTAAGTGGTCCAACTGTTATAGGTttgccttattttattttatttttctgtggtgtTTCTCTAAGTTAACAGTGCTGTGTTACATTTAACTCCTCAGTGATGCACTTCTCTCTTATTCTCGCCCCCAGGTTGGTTTTATGACTGGACGCAGGAGTACGACACCGCGTTCTATTTCAGTGGCTTTTGTGTCTTACTGGGTGGATTTCTCCTACTGTTGGCAGCGTTGCCCTGCTGGAATGCCTGCACCAACCAGAGCTCAAAGCTGCCTCCAAATACTTACTCCTACAAAGTTGCATCTAGCGCTTAGGTGACAACTGGAAAACACTTTGCGCCTTTTTATATTATATAGCAAAGTATTTTAGTAATTTTCCACTTATTTATGAAGCCCACAAATCCTCTTCTACTATAAAAATTCCATTGTTGCTTGTTCTTGTTGTTcagttccttcttcttcttttatttctttttttttaaatgttatttttaagaacagtCTTATTTTGTCTACTGTGCACTGTGTTTCCAGCCTTTGTCTGCTGTAATTTCCTTTTACCCTGTAAGGGGTATGTTCTGCTGTATTATCAgctgtacttttttttaaggggGATGGTGTGGAGGGGTGAAAACTTTGAAGCAAAAATGAAGGCCTGTTCCTTATGGAAGAAGGTTGGCATTTCTGTCACCTTTTCTAGGTCTCCAAGTTGCACAGTCAGgctttacaaaacaaaaatttgcCTTATTAGAATGTAATACTGTGGCAAGGTGCTTTTAACATCATGCTTAGATTaactttctgtctttttaaagTCTGTGCAATTTACAATGAAGTGCCAATtgcaggagggagaagaggggaaaCAAATCAACCTTATGTTGCATAACTGAAGTGAACATTATGATGAAAGTAAAGATTCTTACTACCACTACAACTAAGAACTGTGTTTATAAATATTGCACATTTTGTGAAGTCTGTTTATAAAACTGTTGAACCAAAAAGTTTTAAACCAAGGAATAAATGTGATTGTTGAAACCGTGAAAAGAAATGCTGACTTGGTTATGAAAGTTCTTAATCTTTAGATCAAAGTTGGAGATGTGCTCACAGAAGCCTACAGGTGAGTGTTTCTAAGTCAGTCACCCATGGTCTGGAGGTACTGGGGGCGCCTCTTGTTGCAGAACCACAGTTTAGTGGGTTGAACCTACTGCAGAGAGCTAAATAGTAGAGCTTGCAACAAATTAGACCTgatgagaaaagggaaaatgtgacAGCAATGTCATCTCTACTGTCGTTTTTGTAATGGATATAGCAAGGAGAAAAGTTGGTAAGAGGGAGCAAGAAAAATCATGGGGGAGGGTTAACAGAAGAGGTtcagggaaagctgctgtgaaACAGTTGCAACACTTGAACACCAAACAAGCCAGTGAAGAGAGAGCCCCTGAAACCTACTCCCTCTCTAGCTGCAGCCTGcccctgtgtgtgtgctggcTTTGTGCTGGCGTGACTCAGGGAACACTGTGATGTTGAAGCCTTTCCAGGTgctgcagcaaaggcaggatGACTCTGGTAGCTCTGCACTGCCCTGTGTGCCCTGTGCAATAGCTTTTGCTTACATAGCTGCTCCCATGCCAAGGATGGGTCTGGCTGCTCTTGCAGCAGTCACAGAAATCTCTCCTCGGGTGGCACGTCCTGTGCTCTTTGGCTCCTCGCTGTAGATTTAAAGTTTAGTGGGGCATGTTGCAAGCCTTGGGTGAGGTACAAGTTCTTAATCCTGAGCTACATCCTGCATGGTTGCCTACAAATGCCCAGCTAGTTCTCAGAAGTACTGTGGGCCTCAAATTCTAATGTGATTCTGGCTCATAAATAATCCTTAAGGTAAAACCCAGGCATGTAATGAGCAAAGTTTATTGTCCAAGTGCTGTGCACAGTTACTGTGTTTGCACGCCTCATTAAGCAAGAGCGATGCAACAACTAAGTTGGGCAGACCTTAATGCAAGTAATGTTCTCTCTTCTGGTCCAGGGCAGGAAAATCCAGCTTGGCTTCAAACAGTTTTTGCTGACTTTTTAGGATTCACTTATGTTTGTTTGAATTAAAACttgataaaaataaagatgcagttagtttgtctctttttttttttttcatcgaTTTGTCAA is a genomic window containing:
- the SLC16A9 gene encoding monocarboxylate transporter 9 isoform X1 — translated: MVFQKPPDGGWGWVIVLVSFFTQFLCYGSPLAVGVLYLEWLDAFGEGKGKTAWVGSLANGIGLLASPVCSICVSSFGARPVAIFSGFMVAGGLMMSSFAPNIYFLYVSYGIVVGLGCGLLYTATVTITCQYFDKRRGLALGLISTGSSVGLFIYAALQRELIELYGLDGCLLIVGALSLNILACGSLMRPLESSGSPPPEKPCVDKVPDQYFVYHEKEKTVEENISILEKGYIDEKCVNNVLDCKQDSVLNKNVLSSINVNEKDTYKKKVVEQTNFCKQLAKRKWQLYLTYWKETMVLFKNKVFSALFVAILLFDIGGFPPSLLMEDVARSANINEDDYYMPLISIIGIMTTVGKLILGILADFKWVNTLYLYVTTLLMTGLALFAIPFAKSYLTLAMLSGILGFLTGNWSIFPYVTTKTVGIEKLTHAYGILMFFAGLGNSLGPPIVGWFYDWTQEYDTAFYFSGFCVLLGGFLLLLAALPCWNACTNQSSKLPPNTYSYKVASSA
- the SLC16A9 gene encoding monocarboxylate transporter 9 isoform X2, whose protein sequence is MVAGGLMMSSFAPNIYFLYVSYGIVVGLGCGLLYTATVTITCQYFDKRRGLALGLISTGSSVGLFIYAALQRELIELYGLDGCLLIVGALSLNILACGSLMRPLESSGSPPPEKPCVDKVPDQYFVYHEKEKTVEENISILEKGYIDEKCVNNVLDCKQDSVLNKNVLSSINVNEKDTYKKKVVEQTNFCKQLAKRKWQLYLTYWKETMVLFKNKVFSALFVAILLFDIGGFPPSLLMEDVARSANINEDDYYMPLISIIGIMTTVGKLILGILADFKWVNTLYLYVTTLLMTGLALFAIPFAKSYLTLAMLSGILGFLTGNWSIFPYVTTKTVGIEKLTHAYGILMFFAGLGNSLGPPIVGWFYDWTQEYDTAFYFSGFCVLLGGFLLLLAALPCWNACTNQSSKLPPNTYSYKVASSA